A window of Deinococcus cellulosilyticus NBRC 106333 = KACC 11606 contains these coding sequences:
- a CDS encoding beta strand repeat-containing protein, which produces MMRRILLPLLLLLALVLQVASAQVIRNFTPRYNVTDTANIQVIGNTLMTCSTNSGATGASSCLAARSGTASVLADNNNNNHGSSYVDVDASDSPTYNNSSTATLTLPANSTVLWAGLYWSARDNTSTDNTDRRQVRFKTPGGSYSTLTSNQTDVTGADYQSFVDVTTQLRTFGAGTYTIGGVRATVGDTVTNTYAVWGLVVVYRDPGQTQPRNITVFDGYLNISTNTGGLTTATIPVSGFTTPLQGAVNTEVGVMSYEGDLGLTGDVMQMSRDNSTYITLADAQNPSTNSFNSTISRGGVTFNAKDPNYTNNLGVDVDFFTLTPTTSPANPLRNGDRTAYLRVTTTQDQYFPGMITFSTDIYQPDMKTTKGVIDVNGGTITAGDQLEYVITLKNEGLGQATNVTLSDAIPQNTTYVAGSMKIDGAAVTDASADDRGEYGAFCSSANCIRVRAGTGANSSAGGTFDPNASTEVRFRVTIGAGTPTGTFIYNRATIDYNTLISNQSYSIASGSASVVVQVGAGLSYEISGKVFTDLNYGGGPGRPTTSTGISGRGNARVEVYDSAGNFLTSTTTNGVGDYFLSLPAGSYTFRAVSSTVSSARSGYTSALLPVQTYRTTASGSTVTPVTNKVGGEDPSKVDAPSNTTSATLSSLTTSTQTAQSVSSVTITSYAIQNIDFGFNFSTIVNTNPSGQGSVAQFILNSNALGDESTMAQVGNRLSSTGVTESLPAGVENSIFMIPAAQLTSGVAVINLTSTQTMSGPSTSLDATTQTVNIGNTNAVSLGTGGTVGSTSVAFNQIPGPEVRISGPRSLSSGIIVTGSSNQIRGLALYGFGAGDSNTPSGALQINAASASVQLNVFGSTAASLTDPGASARTVSALLGANNATGLSVTRNIFAHSGGYGIYLAGTSAGTFTGNEIRNNALEFPAVAAFTQAGTGAVTSTQNRIASNRGTGFSVRSGTATFSQNTVDSNVLDQQGALAGVRLLTSGNTLSQNLIVGNFGSGILVGGGASNNTLSQNLIYDNTALGIDLRYDSTNQLAGDGVTPDDSVYTAAAGNQAIDYPTLTYAVLTGTSLEIKGQVGRAAAPVAGTFTIEVFTADNDPANQNGAVEIGDGLSVPHGEASRYLGNCTTAASGTFNCFFTVSGLTTTDSITLTSTLATYGTSEFSANQQVIAGQTLSGSVYEDVDTNRVKTNPENWVGGSAVYVNLLQNSQVYKTFTVNAGAGTYSFTALPPGNYSVIVTGSASSTTPATPAGFITVSPNPSQISATIAGFDVTDVNFGFFKGIRISGVVFRDDGRTAGTANNALQDGQEAGISGVKVTAASGSNTRDVLTDATGRYTLYLGTAFAGTSVTISHPERPATGTNLAGASIVKATSFTDSAASQRSLTLALGNAQDSLNFGVVRPSILRSNQSQQAFSPSTVEYIHEYQPGTLGTTTFSMTGALRYQFYPDLNCDGTFSDSEKATASTVLNVTSSWPRDQDGSLTSCQVMVRVLIPSNLPAGTTDSAPFTANLLWSTSSVTNPVSVRDTTTIQSATGGQLKLVKEVRNISTGGTFSSNAPATVGQVLEYKISYTNLGLASISKVILSDPVPSETKVVADVFGTGEVRLFCPSGTSFDLAAENATTITANLDFICGNGTVVKPSQGGYFLYRVQVQ; this is translated from the coding sequence ATGATGCGTCGAATTCTTCTTCCCCTCCTTCTGCTGCTGGCCCTGGTCTTGCAGGTTGCCAGTGCCCAGGTGATCCGCAACTTCACGCCCAGGTACAACGTCACCGACACCGCCAACATCCAGGTGATCGGCAACACCCTGATGACCTGTTCCACCAACTCCGGGGCCACCGGAGCCAGCAGCTGTCTTGCGGCCCGCAGTGGCACCGCAAGCGTGCTGGCAGACAACAACAACAACAACCACGGGAGTAGCTATGTGGATGTGGACGCCTCAGACTCCCCCACCTACAACAACTCCTCGACGGCCACCCTGACCCTGCCTGCCAACTCGACGGTGTTGTGGGCAGGGCTGTACTGGTCTGCCCGCGACAACACCTCCACCGACAACACCGACCGCCGTCAGGTGCGCTTCAAGACCCCAGGTGGCAGTTACAGCACCCTCACCTCCAACCAGACCGACGTGACGGGAGCAGACTACCAGTCCTTTGTGGATGTCACCACCCAGCTCAGAACCTTTGGAGCCGGAACCTACACCATCGGGGGGGTGCGGGCCACTGTGGGCGACACCGTCACCAACACCTATGCTGTGTGGGGACTCGTGGTGGTCTACCGTGATCCTGGTCAGACCCAGCCCCGAAACATCACCGTGTTCGACGGTTACCTGAACATCTCCACCAACACCGGGGGCCTCACCACCGCCACCATTCCGGTCTCAGGCTTCACCACCCCCCTGCAGGGAGCTGTGAACACCGAAGTGGGTGTGATGTCCTACGAGGGGGACCTGGGACTGACCGGAGACGTGATGCAGATGAGCCGCGACAACAGCACCTACATCACCCTCGCCGATGCCCAGAACCCCAGCACCAACTCCTTCAACAGCACCATCAGTCGAGGGGGCGTCACCTTCAATGCCAAGGACCCCAACTACACCAACAACCTGGGTGTGGACGTGGACTTCTTCACCCTGACCCCAACCACCAGCCCGGCCAACCCCCTGCGAAACGGAGACCGCACAGCCTACCTGAGGGTCACCACCACCCAGGACCAGTATTTTCCAGGGATGATCACCTTCTCGACGGACATCTACCAGCCAGACATGAAAACCACCAAAGGGGTGATTGATGTCAACGGTGGCACCATCACCGCGGGAGACCAGCTGGAGTACGTGATCACCCTGAAAAACGAGGGGCTGGGACAGGCCACCAACGTCACCCTCAGCGATGCCATTCCCCAGAACACCACCTATGTGGCAGGCAGCATGAAAATCGATGGGGCAGCCGTCACCGATGCCAGTGCCGATGACCGTGGAGAGTACGGCGCTTTCTGCAGTTCTGCCAACTGCATCCGGGTCAGGGCTGGAACCGGAGCCAACAGCAGCGCAGGAGGGACCTTCGATCCCAATGCCTCCACCGAGGTGCGCTTTCGGGTGACCATCGGGGCAGGAACCCCAACAGGCACCTTCATCTACAACCGGGCCACCATTGACTACAACACCCTGATCAGCAACCAGAGTTACTCCATTGCCTCAGGAAGTGCATCGGTGGTGGTGCAGGTGGGTGCAGGACTGTCCTACGAGATCTCCGGGAAGGTCTTCACCGACCTGAATTATGGCGGTGGACCCGGACGCCCCACCACGTCAACGGGCATCTCTGGTCGGGGCAATGCCCGCGTTGAGGTGTACGACAGTGCAGGCAACTTCCTGACCTCGACCACCACCAACGGGGTGGGAGACTACTTCCTGAGCCTTCCTGCAGGAAGCTACACTTTCCGTGCTGTCAGCAGCACTGTGAGCAGTGCCCGGAGTGGGTACACCAGTGCCCTGCTGCCTGTTCAGACGTACCGGACCACCGCTTCCGGGTCCACCGTCACCCCGGTCACCAACAAGGTGGGCGGCGAAGACCCCAGCAAGGTGGATGCACCCAGCAACACCACCAGTGCCACCCTCTCCAGCCTGACCACCAGCACCCAGACTGCCCAGTCGGTGAGCAGTGTGACCATCACCAGTTACGCCATCCAGAACATCGACTTCGGGTTCAACTTCAGCACCATCGTGAACACCAATCCCTCTGGTCAGGGGTCTGTGGCCCAGTTCATCCTCAACTCGAACGCCCTGGGAGACGAGAGCACCATGGCCCAGGTGGGCAACCGCCTCAGCAGCACAGGGGTGACCGAGTCCCTGCCTGCTGGAGTGGAAAACAGCATCTTCATGATTCCCGCTGCGCAGCTCACCAGTGGGGTGGCCGTCATCAACCTGACCTCCACCCAGACCATGAGCGGTCCCAGCACCTCACTGGATGCCACCACCCAGACGGTGAACATCGGGAACACCAATGCAGTGTCTCTGGGCACAGGGGGCACGGTGGGCAGCACCAGTGTGGCCTTCAACCAGATCCCTGGCCCTGAAGTGCGGATTTCTGGTCCTCGCAGCCTGAGCTCGGGCATCATCGTGACTGGAAGCAGCAACCAGATCCGGGGCCTGGCCCTGTACGGATTTGGTGCAGGAGACAGCAACACACCCAGCGGTGCCCTGCAGATCAATGCCGCCTCTGCCAGCGTGCAGCTGAACGTGTTTGGCTCCACAGCAGCCAGCCTGACCGATCCCGGAGCCTCTGCACGCACTGTCTCTGCCCTGCTGGGTGCAAACAATGCCACAGGCCTCAGCGTGACCCGCAACATCTTCGCCCACTCTGGAGGTTACGGGATTTACCTTGCCGGGACCAGCGCAGGGACCTTCACTGGAAACGAGATTCGCAACAACGCCCTCGAATTTCCAGCTGTTGCTGCCTTCACCCAGGCAGGCACCGGGGCTGTGACCAGCACCCAGAACCGCATTGCCAGCAACCGTGGCACGGGTTTCAGTGTGAGGTCCGGAACGGCCACTTTCAGCCAGAACACCGTGGACAGCAATGTGCTGGACCAGCAGGGTGCCCTGGCAGGGGTGCGTCTGCTGACCAGCGGCAACACCCTGTCCCAGAACCTGATCGTGGGCAATTTCGGAAGCGGGATTCTGGTGGGTGGAGGGGCCTCCAACAACACCCTGAGCCAGAACCTGATTTACGACAACACTGCGCTGGGCATTGACCTGCGGTACGACAGCACCAACCAGCTTGCAGGAGATGGCGTGACCCCCGACGACAGTGTTTACACCGCTGCTGCAGGCAACCAGGCCATTGACTACCCCACCCTGACTTATGCGGTTCTGACTGGAACCAGCCTGGAGATCAAGGGGCAGGTCGGAAGGGCAGCAGCTCCAGTCGCAGGCACCTTCACCATCGAGGTCTTCACTGCAGACAACGACCCTGCCAACCAGAACGGCGCAGTGGAAATTGGCGATGGCCTTTCCGTGCCTCACGGTGAAGCCTCCAGATACCTGGGAAATTGCACCACAGCTGCCAGCGGCACCTTCAACTGCTTTTTCACGGTCAGTGGACTCACCACCACGGACAGCATCACCCTGACCTCCACCCTGGCCACTTATGGCACCAGTGAATTCAGTGCCAACCAGCAGGTCATTGCAGGACAGACCCTTTCTGGCAGCGTGTATGAGGATGTGGACACCAACCGCGTCAAGACCAACCCCGAGAACTGGGTGGGGGGCAGCGCCGTGTACGTGAACCTGCTGCAGAACAGCCAGGTCTACAAGACCTTCACCGTGAACGCCGGGGCAGGAACTTACAGCTTCACTGCCCTTCCTCCCGGCAACTACAGCGTGATCGTGACGGGCAGTGCCAGCAGCACCACTCCCGCCACCCCTGCTGGTTTCATCACTGTGAGTCCCAATCCCTCCCAGATCTCTGCCACCATTGCCGGATTCGATGTGACCGATGTGAATTTTGGCTTCTTCAAAGGCATCCGCATTTCTGGCGTGGTCTTCAGGGACGATGGGCGCACTGCAGGGACCGCCAACAACGCTCTGCAAGACGGACAGGAAGCTGGAATCAGTGGAGTGAAAGTCACCGCAGCCAGTGGCAGCAACACCAGAGACGTGCTCACAGACGCCACTGGACGCTACACCCTCTACCTGGGAACAGCTTTTGCAGGCACCTCTGTGACCATCAGTCACCCTGAACGTCCTGCCACCGGAACGAACCTTGCTGGAGCGTCCATCGTCAAAGCCACCTCTTTCACCGACAGCGCAGCTTCCCAGCGCAGCCTGACCCTGGCCCTCGGAAACGCCCAGGACAGCCTGAACTTCGGGGTGGTGCGCCCCAGCATCCTCAGAAGCAATCAGAGCCAGCAGGCCTTCAGCCCCAGCACGGTCGAGTACATCCACGAGTACCAGCCCGGAACCCTCGGCACCACCACCTTCAGCATGACCGGAGCCCTGAGGTACCAGTTCTACCCCGACCTGAACTGCGACGGTACTTTCTCCGACAGCGAAAAAGCCACTGCCAGCACTGTGCTCAACGTGACCTCCAGCTGGCCCAGAGACCAGGACGGCAGCCTGACCAGTTGCCAGGTGATGGTGCGGGTGCTGATCCCATCCAACCTGCCCGCTGGAACCACCGACAGTGCGCCTTTCACTGCGAACCTGCTGTGGAGCACTTCATCCGTCACCAACCCGGTCAGTGTGAGAGACACCACCACCATTCAGAGTGCCACTGGAGGCCAGCTGAAACTGGTCAAGGAAGTGCGCAACATCAGCACCGGAGGCACGTTCAGCAGCAACGCCCCTGCCACTGTAGGACAGGTTCTGGAGTACAAGATCAGCTACACCAACCTGGGCCTGGCCAGCATCTCCAAAGTGATCCTGTCTGACCCTGTGCCCAGTGAAACAAAAGTGGTTGCCGATGTCTTCGGAACCGGAGAGGTGCGCCTGTTCTGCCCCTCAGGAACCAGCTTCGACCTTGCCGCCGAAAATGCCACCACCATCACGGCCAACCTGGATTTCATCTGCGGAAATGGCACTGTGGTGAAACCCAGCCAGGGAGGGTACTTCCTGTACCGGGTGCAGGTGCAGTAA
- a CDS encoding PAS domain S-box protein, translating to MTTPVRSDEMPLICIFRLQNDGSLKQTSWFMEPSEEVFGALQYASDNLQLADNHENNFLRLNDYRLRIMRELGDQGFSVLVYRDMPEEPLEHATDNVFYSVFKYSAIGMALVGIDGRWMQVNDALCDLLQYSRDELLNMSFQEVTHPEDLNEDLNYLQLLLDRKIETYQILKRYITREGKLLWAQLNVSLIWRRDGTPRFLVAQIQDQTESIQYRDHLEKLNYDLEEAQKTARMSTFLIDLQNHTITFSKSIRELVSHWKGTMRFRSLQQDFSADQYEAFLNWISRSQDSGKPEELEVQLSGFSSAKLVFKGRLDQHDKNRVLGVVQG from the coding sequence ATGACAACCCCAGTCCGGTCCGATGAGATGCCCCTGATCTGCATCTTTCGCCTCCAGAACGATGGAAGCCTGAAGCAGACCTCCTGGTTCATGGAACCCAGCGAGGAGGTGTTCGGGGCACTGCAATACGCCAGCGACAACCTGCAACTGGCAGACAACCATGAAAACAACTTCCTGCGCCTGAATGATTATCGCCTGCGCATCATGCGGGAACTCGGAGACCAGGGTTTCAGTGTGCTGGTGTACAGGGACATGCCTGAAGAGCCCCTGGAACACGCCACCGACAACGTTTTCTACTCGGTCTTCAAGTACTCGGCCATCGGGATGGCCCTGGTGGGCATTGATGGCCGCTGGATGCAGGTCAATGACGCCCTGTGCGACCTGCTGCAATACTCCCGCGACGAACTCCTCAACATGTCCTTTCAGGAAGTCACCCACCCCGAAGACCTCAACGAAGACCTGAATTACCTGCAACTTTTGCTGGACCGCAAAATCGAAACCTACCAGATCCTCAAACGCTACATCACCCGGGAAGGCAAACTGCTGTGGGCACAGCTGAATGTCTCCCTGATCTGGCGAAGAGATGGCACCCCAAGGTTCCTGGTTGCCCAGATACAGGACCAGACCGAAAGCATCCAGTACCGGGACCACCTCGAAAAACTCAATTACGACCTTGAGGAAGCCCAGAAAACCGCCCGCATGTCCACCTTCCTGATCGACCTGCAAAACCACACCATCACCTTCTCCAAAAGCATCCGTGAACTGGTGAGCCACTGGAAGGGCACCATGCGCTTTCGCAGCCTGCAGCAGGACTTCAGTGCCGACCAGTATGAGGCTTTCTTGAACTGGATCAGCCGCAGCCAGGACTCTGGCAAACCCGAAGAACTCGAAGTCCAGCTCAGCGGTTTCTCCAGTGCAAAGCTGGTCTTCAAGGGCAGGCTCGACCAGCACGACAAGAATCGGGTGCTGGGGGTGGTACAGGGGTAG
- a CDS encoding tetratricopeptide repeat protein produces MTDSKTPLSWRESIQQGNFKQAEARIQALELVGEHHPEMLLAVQAMMGTTEAIRSKQFLKALRYLPDLNPLQEFFSLSDLRMGIETLQQTEKQEERDPETLRSKLQPAWNNPFTRAEALNRIGVLQAQLGDPVQARVAFEEAIQSDPMHFRAITNLGNIALEAGNHNEAEALYRRALELNPEHHLAHNNLAVLLRKQKRIGASIQSLKKSQRLEQKALMQQAREEGRQQAPAAKAGVFALYGVILIGVIWFLLTR; encoded by the coding sequence ATGACTGACAGCAAGACCCCGCTGAGCTGGCGGGAGTCCATTCAACAGGGCAACTTCAAGCAGGCCGAGGCCAGAATCCAGGCCCTGGAACTGGTCGGAGAGCACCATCCAGAAATGCTCCTGGCAGTGCAGGCCATGATGGGCACCACCGAGGCCATCAGGAGCAAACAGTTTCTGAAAGCTTTGCGTTATCTCCCGGACCTGAACCCCCTGCAGGAGTTCTTTTCCCTGTCTGACCTGAGAATGGGCATTGAAACCCTGCAACAGACCGAAAAACAGGAGGAGCGTGACCCTGAAACCCTCAGGTCAAAGCTGCAACCTGCCTGGAACAACCCTTTCACCCGCGCAGAGGCCCTGAACCGCATCGGGGTGCTGCAGGCCCAGCTGGGAGATCCGGTGCAGGCCAGGGTGGCCTTCGAGGAGGCCATCCAGAGCGATCCCATGCATTTCCGGGCCATCACCAATCTGGGGAACATTGCGCTGGAGGCAGGCAACCACAATGAGGCAGAAGCCCTGTACCGTCGTGCCCTGGAACTGAACCCCGAGCACCACCTGGCCCACAACAACCTCGCAGTTTTGCTGCGCAAACAGAAACGCATCGGGGCCTCCATCCAGTCCCTGAAGAAAAGCCAGCGTCTGGAACAGAAAGCCCTGATGCAGCAGGCCAGAGAGGAAGGCAGGCAGCAGGCCCCTGCTGCAAAGGCTGGCGTTTTTGCCCTTTATGGAGTGATCCTGATCGGGGTCATCTGGTTCCTGCTGACGAGGTGA
- a CDS encoding FAD-binding oxidoreductase, translating into MKLELEDLLLVVDAREALQDIHQHLPAGVRLRAAKVNLTLGAYLARGGFGELNANPFRHEVLGLTYLSASGPVEVGGIVVKNVSGYDLTRLVIGAGVEAFQSANLRLRPEAGSRLYRTPEKPSFEDLKKQGWAYAWRTSTHTYVEGDQDAPAGHEQVEYCTDPVTEDIRGPLNLQPEQNDLTRKVLDTLQLKTGD; encoded by the coding sequence ATGAAACTGGAACTCGAAGACCTCCTGCTCGTGGTAGATGCCAGGGAAGCCCTGCAAGACATTCATCAGCACCTCCCTGCAGGTGTGCGGTTGCGGGCCGCAAAGGTGAACCTGACCCTGGGGGCTTACCTCGCCAGAGGAGGCTTTGGAGAACTGAATGCCAACCCTTTCCGACACGAAGTACTGGGCCTCACCTACCTCAGTGCCTCAGGCCCGGTGGAGGTGGGAGGCATCGTGGTGAAAAACGTCAGCGGATACGACCTCACCCGACTGGTGATCGGAGCAGGTGTGGAGGCTTTCCAGAGCGCCAACCTCCGCCTGAGACCAGAAGCCGGGAGCAGGCTTTACCGCACCCCGGAAAAACCATCTTTCGAGGACCTGAAAAAACAGGGCTGGGCCTACGCCTGGAGAACTTCCACCCACACTTACGTGGAGGGGGATCAGGACGCACCCGCTGGACATGAACAGGTGGAATACTGCACCGATCCCGTCACAGAAGACATCCGGGGACCCCTCAACCTCCAGCCTGAACAGAACGACCTTACCCGCAAGGTTCTGGACACCCTGCAGCTCAAAACAGGGGATTAA
- a CDS encoding ImmA/IrrE family metallo-endopeptidase has translation MDPKPEHKARMRELALEFARKHQARDLYSLGEAAGAKLVFMDLGERDGAYDPVHKAIVINNTRDLNRQKFTLAHEIAHALLLDDDDLLSDIHEDFEGDHLEQVIERLCDWGAANILIEPEVLKDVLDRHGISAQAVLDLSRKAQISLRSAMVSIAEQAQEPTLIVLFQPAAPQKPLVVNFTAQNAAFKYSLTLGQIIPKDHPVQVSFDTRLPLDENTFVPFTSGRKMPAHLTTYPEKHRVVGVFRTV, from the coding sequence ATGGACCCGAAACCCGAACACAAAGCCCGCATGCGAGAACTCGCCCTCGAATTCGCCCGCAAACACCAGGCCCGTGACCTGTACAGCCTCGGGGAGGCCGCAGGAGCCAAGCTGGTTTTCATGGACCTCGGGGAACGGGACGGGGCGTATGATCCGGTGCACAAGGCCATCGTCATCAACAACACCCGCGACCTGAACCGCCAGAAGTTCACCCTTGCCCATGAGATCGCACATGCGCTGCTTTTAGATGATGACGACCTTTTAAGCGACATCCACGAGGACTTTGAAGGGGACCACCTTGAACAGGTCATTGAGAGGCTCTGTGACTGGGGTGCCGCCAACATCCTGATCGAACCTGAAGTCCTGAAAGACGTGCTGGACCGCCACGGCATCAGTGCCCAGGCGGTGCTGGACCTCAGCCGCAAAGCCCAGATCAGCCTGCGGAGTGCCATGGTCTCCATTGCTGAACAGGCCCAGGAACCCACCCTGATCGTGCTTTTTCAACCTGCCGCTCCCCAGAAGCCGCTGGTGGTGAACTTCACGGCCCAGAATGCAGCTTTCAAATATTCCCTGACCCTCGGACAGATCATCCCGAAAGACCATCCTGTGCAGGTCAGCTTTGACACCCGCCTCCCCCTGGATGAGAACACCTTTGTTCCTTTCACCAGTGGACGAAAGATGCCAGCCCATCTGACCACTTATCCAGAAAAGCACCGTGTGGTCGGGGTGTTCAGGACGGTGTGA
- a CDS encoding response regulator transcription factor, protein MPASNRSQPRILIVEDSPVQSSIIQSYLKGQEYQVMTASTGQAALEQVSQADLVILDVILPDMSGYEILSFIRENQLRARVIMLSTLADTSFKVRGLKSGADDYLGKPFDLTELEARIQALLRQNFNPLEATTGRLRISKVDQCVYIQQKKVELSKQETELLWYMAEHPEQPHSRQELLDNVWGADFQGGERIIDVMMVSLRKKLGNKVIQTVRGVGYQLHPEEAGK, encoded by the coding sequence ATGCCAGCCTCAAATCGGTCACAGCCGAGAATCCTCATTGTTGAAGACAGCCCGGTGCAATCCTCCATCATCCAGTCCTACCTGAAAGGGCAGGAGTACCAGGTGATGACGGCTTCCACAGGTCAGGCTGCTCTGGAACAGGTGTCACAGGCCGATCTGGTGATTCTGGATGTGATTCTGCCAGACATGAGTGGTTACGAAATTCTGTCCTTTATCCGCGAAAACCAGCTGCGGGCCAGGGTGATCATGCTCAGCACCCTGGCTGACACTTCCTTCAAAGTGCGGGGCCTGAAGAGTGGCGCAGACGACTACCTGGGCAAACCCTTTGACCTGACCGAGCTTGAAGCCCGCATCCAGGCCCTCTTGAGGCAGAACTTCAACCCTCTGGAAGCCACCACCGGAAGGTTGCGCATCAGCAAGGTGGACCAGTGCGTGTACATCCAGCAGAAGAAAGTGGAACTGTCCAAGCAGGAGACTGAACTGCTGTGGTACATGGCCGAACACCCGGAGCAACCCCATTCCCGTCAAGAGTTGCTGGACAACGTGTGGGGTGCTGATTTTCAGGGTGGGGAGCGCATCATCGATGTGATGATGGTCTCTCTGCGCAAGAAACTCGGGAACAAGGTGATCCAGACGGTGCGTGGCGTGGGTTACCAGTTGCACCCTGAGGAAGCAGGGAAGTAA
- a CDS encoding NAD(P)H-hydrate dehydratase yields the protein MALILTSQQVKALDQTLSEKGLLEVTVENAGRSVAEALHRHFPDSRVLVVAGKGFNGADAVVAARHLLALGHEITVLAHQEAHQDSLKKLQVFTKTFPLTVDQVRHHMAKNDVVLEGLLGTGFQPPLSAEYAALIEALNMSLKPVVSIDLPSGVRADVPERPELAVRATRTFALAGLKPCHLFEPASEWAGETELLSIGVPGQYTHQFTSTHTVEPSDVQQWLPRRNQNAHKGSAGEVWVLGGRSGMTGCVALSTLAALRTGSGLVRHSSVVPVEHAPAETISHALQDWSEVKDLPFKGAVAVGMGLGDQAEDIAAMVLEKHLPTVVDADALQTSLRGKGHERTIFTPHPGEAARMLETDVAEVLSDPLGAVRTLQKQYGGVVVLKGGPTTIATKQTTWVNTSGNPGMASAGMGDVLAGIIASLLGQGLSAKHAALSGVYLHGRAGDLCFERHHYGLQASDVAHAVGPAWHALLHGE from the coding sequence GTGGCCCTGATTCTCACATCGCAACAGGTCAAAGCACTGGACCAGACCCTCTCTGAAAAAGGCCTTCTGGAGGTGACTGTCGAGAACGCTGGACGCAGTGTGGCCGAAGCCCTGCACCGACACTTCCCGGATTCCAGGGTGCTGGTGGTGGCTGGAAAGGGCTTCAATGGAGCAGATGCAGTGGTGGCCGCCCGTCACCTGCTTGCCCTGGGCCATGAAATCACCGTGCTTGCCCACCAGGAGGCCCACCAGGACAGCCTGAAAAAACTCCAGGTCTTTACGAAGACCTTTCCTCTCACTGTCGACCAGGTGCGCCACCACATGGCAAAGAACGATGTGGTGCTTGAAGGTCTGCTGGGCACAGGTTTCCAGCCTCCCCTCAGTGCAGAATACGCTGCCCTGATTGAGGCCCTGAACATGTCCCTCAAACCTGTGGTCAGCATCGACCTGCCCAGTGGGGTGCGGGCAGATGTGCCAGAGAGGCCAGAACTTGCAGTGCGGGCAACCCGCACATTTGCCCTGGCCGGACTGAAGCCCTGCCACCTGTTTGAACCTGCCAGTGAATGGGCAGGGGAGACCGAACTGCTCTCCATCGGGGTGCCTGGACAGTACACCCACCAGTTCACCAGCACGCACACCGTTGAGCCTTCAGACGTGCAGCAGTGGCTTCCCAGACGCAACCAGAACGCCCACAAGGGAAGTGCCGGGGAGGTGTGGGTGCTTGGGGGCAGGAGCGGCATGACCGGATGCGTTGCCCTGAGCACCCTTGCTGCCCTCAGAACAGGAAGTGGTCTGGTGCGCCACTCCAGTGTGGTGCCTGTGGAGCACGCGCCAGCAGAAACCATCAGCCATGCCCTTCAGGACTGGAGTGAAGTGAAAGACCTGCCCTTCAAAGGGGCAGTTGCGGTGGGGATGGGCCTCGGAGACCAGGCCGAAGACATTGCTGCAATGGTGCTGGAAAAGCACCTGCCCACCGTGGTGGATGCAGACGCCCTGCAAACCTCACTGCGGGGCAAAGGCCATGAACGGACCATCTTCACCCCCCACCCTGGAGAGGCCGCCCGCATGCTGGAAACAGATGTTGCTGAGGTGCTCTCCGATCCTCTGGGTGCCGTGCGGACCCTGCAGAAACAGTATGGTGGCGTGGTGGTTCTCAAGGGAGGCCCCACCACCATCGCCACCAAACAGACCACCTGGGTCAACACCTCTGGAAACCCAGGCATGGCCTCTGCAGGCATGGGAGATGTGCTTGCAGGGATCATCGCCAGTTTGCTCGGTCAGGGGCTCAGTGCCAAACATGCCGCCCTGAGCGGGGTGTACCTGCACGGACGGGCAGGAGACCTGTGTTTTGAACGCCACCATTACGGGCTGCAGGCCAGCGATGTCGCTCACGCGGTCGGACCTGCCTGGCACGCCCTGCTTCATGGAGAGTGA